The DNA region AGATCTTCacaaaccctacatctgacagaggactaatacccaaaatgtataaagaactcaagaagttagaagtCAACCAACCACATAATCTATTTTTTTAGGATagttatacattttaaagtagaaaTCTTCATGCATGATAAACAAAGTGTAATTCAAAGCAAGCCCAATAGCAAAAAATACATGGTACCGTGTTTAGCATGTTATTATTCATGGCTAAATAAAATCTTCATAAAGTACAGCAGTTTGATGGAGACATCATGCTCTAAAAGCTAACTTGAATATGCTTATGCCCTAGTAATATTTCTCTAGATGTATAGATTTAAACCTTATCTCTTTAGTTTGTAAGATTCATATCCAGTTGTTTGGACATGGAAAATTATGCTCACTTTGAGATACAGTGGGAcaaaatttttgaaataatttgttgTCAAAAAACTCTACTAATCCAAAGTTTACTTTAGGGCCCCCCAGCTAATCTCTATGTAAATTTATTCTTAGCCACAAGTAGATATTTATAGAGCAAATATGCATTAGAGCAAATAtccattattatatattttgagattataataaacaTTATATCATTTCCATACTCTTTCCTCTAATCCTTCCCCTCTGTACTCCCTTCTgcatccatggcctctgtttttgttaatttttgtcacttgcatacatgtataagcatatacatatatagtccTAAATACAATCTGTCCAGTCTGGAtcatgttatttgtatatatgttttcatggCTCACTATTTGACATTGGATAACAAATTGATGTGTTCTTACTAGGGAAGATCATTTTTCTGTTCTCAGTATTCCTGTAGTTCTATGTGCAGTGATTAGGCCTGCTGGATTTTACTTCATCTACTTTAGATTGTTTACCACTATAAAATAGTGTCTTACAGTAATGTCAGATACTATACCCACTAAGTCTCATCAATATGAGTGCATTAGCTTATTaggaaatgttctttctttgggtCACACTGAAACATAGTAAAACTGAAAGGAAATAGGCCAACACATTCTGTTTTCCACATGATCAGTcattataacatttaaaaaagtatttgagaaaatatatttgactACTCGAATTGAGAAGGATTAACTTGGATAAACCCTATAATGCTCAATGATAATTGCTACATAATTTTGTTAACAGTAAATAAGAGGCTCATAGGAATTAAAAAGACCATTGTTCAATCAGGTAGTTTTGTCTACacaattttttccatttttatcatgAAAAGATTATCCATAaacttattgtttttattgagaaGTGAACATGCCAATACCCATTTTATAAGCTATAAGGATAAAATTCAGACATATAGAGAAGCCTAGCAAATCATAAGAATAAGTGTTGTGATAATTTTGATCACTGCttaagaaaattgtattttacaTTCTGTAACAATATGTAATgagctcatgcacacacacacacacacacacacacacacacacacacacacacgaaactgAATTTCCAAGGTCCAGAACAATGGAAAAGATCATGGAAATTCTGAAgtcactttgttttttaatagaattttgagagacataaatataaaaaggcatataaatatcaatttttataatttaaagaatactttattatttatgtaatCAAAGTCACATGAATAAGACCTTACATATTTAGCACAGTCTGTCACCCACATACAAAAATAGTCACATGAATAAGACCTTACATATTTAGCACAGTCTGTCACCCACAcacaatcagaaaaataaatttaatattttgaggCCAATGTGGCTATTAATTTCTGTATAATAATGCCAATATGCTAAACTATGATACCTTATTCCAAATAGGGTAAGAGTCAGAATTTGGATTACTACGGACTCAAAAGTTTTTCAGTCAAGTAAAGGGTTGTGTGATTTTAAATACATGCAAGAAAGAATTTGCTGATAcattcctctcttcctgctggcaTTACAAATAAATTTAGAATGCCATTAAGTGGTTACTTCATTGATAAAAGCTCCATCTTTTTTGTCATATTCTTAAAAGcatcttttacttgtttgtttctaAGTGTATAAATGAAAGGATTCAACATGGGTGCAACTGAAGTGCTGAGCAGAGCTATCCCTTTATTTAAAGCAACTCTTTCTTTTGCAGATGGCTTCACATACATAAAGATGCAGCTGCCATAAGAAATGGACACCACAACCATGTGTGAAGAACATGTAGAAaaagcttttcttctttgttgagaAGATGGGATTCTCAGGATAGTCCTGATAATGTTTGTGTAAGAAAGGCTCACTAACACCAGTGTAACCAGGAGTGTCAAAATGGCAGAGAGAAGCATCATTAATTCTATTATGTGCGTGTCTGTGCAGGAGAGCTGAAGTATAggagaaacatcacagaagaaatgatCTACAGTGTTGGCTGCACAGAAGTCTAGCTGGAGGCCCatgaggaggggaggaaaaatgATCAGAAAACCAGATAACCAGGAAACAAAGACCAACAAGTTGCAAATTCTGCTGCTCATGATGGTCATGTAGTGCAGGGgtttgcagatggccacatagcgatcataggACATGGCAGCCAGAAGAAAAAATTCAGTTGCTCCCAAGAGAATAGTGAAAAATAGTTGAGCTGCACATTCATTATATGAAATGGTTTTATCCCCTGTGGCCATACTAACAAGGAATTTGGggatacagacagttgtgaatgaAATTTCTAAAAATGAGAAGTTTCGTAGGAAGAAATACATGGGTGTCTTGAGATGAGAATCCAGCAGAGTGAGTGTGATGATGGTCAGGTTTCCAGTAACACTCAGCATGTAT from Mus pahari chromosome 9, PAHARI_EIJ_v1.1, whole genome shotgun sequence includes:
- the LOC110327070 gene encoding olfactory receptor 6C74, whose protein sequence is MRNHTTVTVFILLGLTDDLQLQVVVFVLLFLTYMLSVTGNLTIITLTLLDSHLKTPMYFFLRNFSFLEISFTTVCIPKFLVSMATGDKTISYNECAAQLFFTILLGATEFFLLAAMSYDRYVAICKPLHYMTIMSSRICNLLVFVSWLSGFLIIFPPLLMGLQLDFCAANTVDHFFCDVSPILQLSCTDTHIIELMMLLSAILTLLVTLVLVSLSYTNIIRTILRIPSSQQRRKAFSTCSSHMVVVSISYGSCIFMYVKPSAKERVALNKGIALLSTSVAPMLNPFIYTLRNKQVKDAFKNMTKKMELLSMK